The Aestuariibaculum lutulentum genome segment TACTTACAAATTCGATTTTGTTATCATGAAACTTTTCTTCAACTTCCTTTAAGAAAGGAATTTCACGTTTACATGGTCCGCACCAGGTTGCCCAAACATCAACGTAAACATATTTTCCTTTTAAGTCTGAAAGCGATGTTTTTCCTCCTTCATAATTTACATAATCGGTAAAGGTTGGAGAAGGTTTTCCTTCCGCTAAGGCCATTAACTTATTATATTTTTCAGTGATAATGGCATTATTTTCTGAGTTTGTAGAGTTTTCAATGTATAAGTTGTAAAACGCTTCAACATCCTCTGCGCGACCAATGTATTGGTTTGCAAACTCGAAAGCCAAAGCATTTTTCATATCGGCATTGGTAATTGTTGCTACAGATTTTAAGTAAGCTACTTCATAATCAATGGAATCATTTTTAACTAATTCCTGTGCTTTATTTCTGTAGTGAGCAGACACTAAGTTTTTATAATAAGTTGAGTATTTAAAATCCTCTTGGTTTGAAAAATCTACGTTTTCTAATTCTTTCATGAATTCTTCAGAAACCTTGAATGTTGGATTTTGCGTTAAAGCTCGATGCGCATTTTCGTAGTTATCATGAAGCATTAAATAGAAGTAATTTATATTTCTTAACTCTTTGGCTTTAAACTCTTCAGGTAAACCTTTAGTTTCATTAAGTAAAGCGGAAAGTTCAGTCTTAATATCATTTAACTTAGCTTTATAAACGGCTTCTTCAAGCTTATATGTCTCTCTGGGATTACCGAAAAGTTCACCTTCTTTTTTTCTTTTAGCAATTAAGTAATTGTTAATTTCAGCACCCTTACCTGTAATAGTTAAAGAATTTTGAACATCGTTAATATCATAATTAACATTTAAATTAAAACCAGGTTCAACATAAAGGTAAACAGGTGTCTTTCCGTCGTATAGAGCGTAAAGATTTTTATTAGTATTTAGAGTATCTGCAAAAGTGCCGTTTTCAGCAACCATTAAATCTTCTTTAACAGACCCATCAGGCGTATTAATGGTTACTTTGGTGTTGGTTTTAAAATTTGTAATAGTTCCACCAATAAGGGCGTAATCTACTTGTGGCGTTTCTTTACAGGCTATCATAGCAACAGCTGTAGATAAGATTAGTAGTTTTTTCATGTTTGATTTTAGATTTAATGTTCTCAAAAATATAAAAACACATGGTTTAGCAGGCAACTTTCACTTAATATTAACGATTGATAATAGGTGGTTTTAAGCGGAGATGCTAAAAATGCATATATTCTATGAAAGGGAAGATATGTCGGCTGAAGTGATTTCAAGGAGGGCTCTTCATCGGTTTAATGTGCAGGTTGTCTAAAAGTTAATGATAAGTTAAAAACTACTTGTAAAACAGTATTTTATTACATAATTTTATCAAACCCATTCTCACATTCACTTGCCTTATTTTTTTGTGGTATCCTCTTTTTAATTAGAAGCGCATTTTGGTTAATAGCAAAATTTAAGAATGCCCTCTTAATCACCTTGTACAGTAAGTAAACTTAGGTTGTAATATTACTCCTTAAGTTATAAGTTAATTTCCTTTTGTTGTGGCTTTTGTAAAAGCCCTCAATTTTACTATTTATTGAAACTTCATTTCTGTTGTGGTTTAAAAGCCCACTTATCAGCCTTTTACTAGCAAGTTGTGTTAAATCATTTTGTGATTTTATATAATTTGAACTTTACGATTGTTGTGTTAACATTTTTTACTAATTAAAACTACTGTTATGTTAATGAACAACTTTACTAACTACAACAAGAACGCTACATTCTTGAGTTATTTTTGCTGTTTCTGGAGTTCTTTTCGGAAACGGTTTGCAAGTATAGCCAGTATCTTTACGGTTATGCTTTTTTTGTTTTTTTCAAGTACAGTTTCGGCTCAAATTGGAGTACCATGTATTGATGGTAATTCTACTGAATGGGATGGGTCTACTGTAATTGAACAGGCAACTTTTGAACTTCGTCATGACACCTTTATAGGTAATGAGGATGACATCTTTACTAGCGGTAAAGATTTTAAAGCATGGGGGGATTACTCACCAACACCAGATTACAGTACTTGGACTTACAGCCCAATGCAGGCGAAAAGCGATATTATGAATGGTGCCGCCGTTATCTTTACAGGTATCACAGGGGCGCCAGGTTGTACAAGTGATTTCGGAGCCTATGACTCTAATCATACTTATTTATTTTTTGCAGGTGATAGAGAAAGCAACAACGGTACAGGTTATATTGGATTCTGGTTTTTACTAGGTGGGTCTCAAGCTACTATAGACGCTGATGGAAATAAAATTTTCTCACCGAATCATTATACGAATTTTGGTGAACCAAAACCAGAAGGAGGAACTTATGGGTTGGAGGATTGTGTTGGAGATTTATTATTACTTGCCGATTTTACCGGAGGTGGACGTGATGCCGCTGTAACGGTTTTTAAATGGGTAGGGAAAGGAAATGGAACCGTTGGAGGTAATAAGCAAGCGGACAGATCATTTTTCCCGATAGGAACCGCTTCACAAGTAGGTCAGAATAATGCAGAGATGGTTGATGTGCCATCTAATTTCATTGTTCCTACGGGGCAAATAAAATATGATTATAATGAGTTCTATGAAGGAGTTATAGACATTACAGAAGTATTTAATTTAACTGATAATCCTCAACAATTACTTTGCTCAGCTACATGGATGTTAGAAACCAGGTCTTCAGCTGAATTAACCGCAGATTCGAAAGATTTTGTTGGTGGTAGTTTTAATATAGCTCCAACTATTCAGGCATCTAGTACAACGGTTTGTGCTGGAGATATGGGAAGTTTAACAGCGACACTTTATGATGCTAATAACGATGAAGTTTCACCAGATGGTTACACATTTGAATGGTATAAGGAAGCCGATTGGAATGATGGCATGCCAGATTCTGCCAACGATGTAGGGGATGGAAGTAATATACTTTCCTTTGAAGCAGCCGGCCCTAGTGATATAGGGACTTATTATGTTATCGCTACAAGTGAAACAGAATGTACTCCAACAGGATTTGGTACAGGTGTTTTTGGTATTAGGGTGCCTCCAAACGTACAGAGTGCTCCAATATTTTCATATTGTACTGATGAGATAACCGCTCCTGACGATGAAACGACATTAGATAATTTTAAAACAAATTTGGTAACATTATTGGAAGAACTTAAAGTGTTACTTGAAAATAATGACTTAACTTTTGCCGATTTAAATTTTGAATGGTTTAAGGATGTTAATAGAGAAGAATTAATTACCAAATTTGGTGATTTAGTTGGAGGTTTAACATTAAATACAGATAATGTTGTATATGCCAAAGTAAGGTCAACAGAGCCTGATGCATGTTTTGCTCCATTTCAATTTACTGTTAGGTTAAATACGCCTCCGGCTCCAGAATTCGGACCTTTAACTTTATGTGAAGAAGGAGGAAGTACAGGAACAGCAAGCTTTAATTTGAATAACGGAATTAATGCCGGTGGAGACTTAGGTGTTGATGAAACTGCTAGCTTTTTCTTATCCCTAGAAGATGCTGAAAATAACGAAAACGCTATAGGTTCTCCTGAGAGTTATGTGTCAGGAAACGATGAAATATTTGCTAGAGTAGATAATACGTCTTCAAATTGTTTTGCCATAGGATCATTTACTTTAACGGTTTTGGAGGCTATAACAATATCCTGTCCTGAAGATGATGGTGTTGTTGCTTGTACTTCACAAGAAGATCTCAACACAGCTTTTAATGATTGGAAAGCATTATTTACTTATCAAGTTGGTGACACTCAAGAGTCAGTGATGTACAGTATTAATGGAGAAGACCCTATTGGAAGTTTAGATGAAATTATGGCTCCAGATATTTGTGGCGGAGAAATAACTATTGAAATTATAGCATCGGATGAATGTGTTGTTGATGGTTTAACATGTTCAGCAACTTTTACAGTAGATTCAGCACCAGACTTAACGATTGATACTCCGGCCAACAAGACAGTAAGTGCATGTGACGGCGATATAGCAGCGCAGTGGGATGCCTTTGTAGCGGCGTTTAGTGTAAGCGGCGGATGTTCACCATCAGGGGCATTTGAGGTAACACCAGCGATGCCAGATGTATGTGGCGGAAGTATAGAATTGAACTATCAGGTAAGTGATGTGTGTTATGCAGGTTCAGATAATAAAGCAACCTTTACCATTACAGCAGCACCAGACTTAACGATTGATACTCCGGCCAACAAGACAGTAAGTGCATGTGATGGCGATATAGCAGCGCAGTGGGATGCCTTTGTAGCGGCGTTTAGTGTAAGCGGCGGATGTTCACCATCAGGGGCATTTGAGGTAACACCAGCGATGCCAGATGTATGTGGCGGAAGTATAGAATTGAACTATCAGGTAAGTGATGTGTGTTATGCAGGTTCAGATAATAAAGCAACCTTTACCATTACAGCAGCACCAGACTTAACGATTGATACTCCGGCCAACAAGACAGTAAGTGCATGTGATGGCGATATAGCAGCGCAGTGGGATGCCTTTGTAGCGGCGTTTAGTGTAAGCGGCGGATGTTCACCATCAGGGGCATTTGAAGTAACACCAGCGATGCCAGATGTATGTGGCGGAAGTATAGAATTGAACTATCAGGTAAGTGATGTGTGTTATGCAGGTTCAGATAATAAAGCAACCTTTACCATTACAGCAGCACCAGACTTAACGATTGATACTCCGGCCAACAAGACAGTAAGTGCATGTGACGGCGATATAGCAGCGCAGTGGGATGCCTTTGTAGCGGCGTTTAGTGTAAGCGGCGGATGTTCACCATCAGGGGCATTTGAGGTAACACCAGCGATGCCAGATGTATGTGGCGGAAGTATAGAATTGAACTATCAGGTAAGTGATGTGTGTTATGCAGGTTCAGATAATAAAGCAACCTTTACCATTACAGCAGCACCAGACTTAACGATTGATACTCCGGCCAACAAGACAGTAAGTGCATGTGACGGCGATATAGCAGCGCAGTGGGATGCCTTTGTAGCGGCGTTTAGTGTAAGCGGCGGATGTTCACCATCAGGGGCATTTGAGGTAACACCAGCGATGCCAGATGTATGTGGGGGAAGTATAGAATTGAACTATCAGGTAAGTGATGTGTGTTATGCAGGTTCAGATAATAAAGCAACCTTTACCATTACAGCAGCACCAGACTTAACGATTGATACTCCGGCCAACAAGACAGTAAGTGCATGTGACGGCGATATAGCAGCGCAGTGGG includes the following:
- a CDS encoding TlpA family protein disulfide reductase translates to MKKLLILSTAVAMIACKETPQVDYALIGGTITNFKTNTKVTINTPDGSVKEDLMVAENGTFADTLNTNKNLYALYDGKTPVYLYVEPGFNLNVNYDINDVQNSLTITGKGAEINNYLIAKRKKEGELFGNPRETYKLEEAVYKAKLNDIKTELSALLNETKGLPEEFKAKELRNINYFYLMLHDNYENAHRALTQNPTFKVSEEFMKELENVDFSNQEDFKYSTYYKNLVSAHYRNKAQELVKNDSIDYEVAYLKSVATITNADMKNALAFEFANQYIGRAEDVEAFYNLYIENSTNSENNAIITEKYNKLMALAEGKPSPTFTDYVNYEGGKTSLSDLKGKYVYVDVWATWCGPCKREIPFLKEVEEKFHDNKIEFVSISIDQQKDFEKWKSMVAEKELKGVQLFADSDWKSSFVQKYQINGIPRFILIDPNGNIVNSNAPRPSDPKLTELFTSLDI